GGTGGACGTCAATCCAAGTGAACAGCGTCTGTACAGCGTACTTGGCAGTCTCCGGAAGTGCCAACACCTTTTGCAGCAGAATGACACTGATCACGAAGCCGGCGGCAATCGGCAGCACCGCCATCGTCCCTAACAACCGCTTGCCCAGTGCGGCACCCAACCGATCCACCAACCATTTGCCGAGCATCGCCTGGAACAAGAAGCCGAGCAGCGCCAGCCCGGGAACCCACCAAACGATGGCGAAGGAGTCGTTCACCCGCTAGCCTCTCAGCACGCTCATATCGTCTACGTCGATTTTCTTGCGCACGCGGTAAATAGCCATAATGATTCCGAGGCCGACAGCCACCTCAGCCGCCGCCACTGCCATCACGAAAATCACGAACATGTGTCCCGTCAGCACCGTCTCCGCCAGGTTCGCGTTGGCCGTGGGATTGGGGTGGTGCCGAGCAAAGGCGA
The Fimbriimonadia bacterium genome window above contains:
- the nuoK gene encoding NADH-quinone oxidoreductase subunit NuoK codes for the protein MVPLSGYLTISAFLFTLGVLGVIIKRNPIVVFMCIELMLNAVNLSLVAFARHHPNPTANANLAETVLTGHMFVIFVMAVAAAEVAVGLGIIMAIYRVRKKIDVDDMSVLRG